The following DNA comes from Verrucomicrobiia bacterium.
AGTTTGACAATTCGGTTTTACCGAGTGGTTTGATGGAGGATAATATCAGCAAAGCAACTTTGCGAGTTTACACGACTAAGATTAAGCGTCGCGGTATGGTAAAGGTGATGCCTATTAGCCGTAGTTGGAGTGAGTTGGATATTGCCTTGCCGACAGTTTATGAAGAGCGAGCTCTTAGCAGTCAAATTGTCAAAGAGAAAGAATATGTTTCTTTGGATGTTACCGACATTGTTAAAGCCTGGATTTCGGGTCAGATTGCCAATGAAGGCTTTGCGATTAAGGGGGACAATATTGATGTAATTTTAGCGAGCAAAGAGACTCGGAAACAAGGGGGTCACCCGGCTATCTTGGAGGTGGCGTTGGTCAATTCAGGTCCACAAGGGCCACAAGGAATTCAGGGGTTGATTGGACCTCAAGGTGCAACCGGGCCCCAGGGTCCTGCTGGAGCTGATCCTACAGTGGGAACTGTTACTACGGCAACGGGTATGCCTGGAACTGCTGCGAATGTTATCATTACCGATAATGGTGGCGGAATGTTTGATTTTAATTTTACGATTCCGCAAGGTGAAAAGGGAGATAAAGGCGATAAAGGTGATCAGGGTGATCCTGGACCACAAGGACCTCCTGGAACACCTGGAACGAATTCTATTACTGTCACCAATATTCCTACTTTGCCAGCAGTTCGAGTTAATACTTCGGTTGCTGGTGGACAACTTGTGCCCGATTCTATTTTAACAACGATTGAGTTTACCGGACCCGAAGATTTTGACACATTTGGTTCTCATGGTGTTCTTCCTGGGGAACATCCTGAAAGGTTGAATGCAGTCTTTCCAGGTTATTACCAAGTAACGTTGCAGATTGATTGGTCAGCTTCGGGGACTGCAGAGCGAGAAATTCGTATTTATAAGAACGGCGCTCTACAGGTGGCTAGAGTTAATAATCGAGCCATTTCTTCAGCGGAGCAAAGTCAGATTGCTACTACCTTGATTCAACTCAACGTTGGAGACTGGGTAGAGGCTCAAGTTTTGCATGGGGTGGTTGGTGGATTGACTGCACGGGGACAATTTATGATGCATTGGGCAGGGCCGCTTTAGGAAAATGAATGAGCCAACAGTTCGATGTTTGTGAGCTGTTGGCCATAAGGAAAAAAGAAATGAAAATCTTATGAAAAACGAATCCCTAAAAAGAAATGGTACAACCATTCAAGTCTATCGCATTTTTGATTTAAGTGCGTACATGCATGGAAACTTCGCTATGCATTAGGCAAATCATTAAAAATATTCTTTCGAAACTTTCTAATAAACCTGGAAGAGTGCTTTGTTTTTAAAAATTGTAATATATTTATATTTAAATAC
Coding sequences within:
- a CDS encoding DNRLRE domain-containing protein → MGVLLLFIVNSSLFALELAVTDDVSMPASIPFNNKRGLESKLLLGGKKKFGVYLKFDNSVLPSGLMEDNISKATLRVYTTKIKRRGMVKVMPISRSWSELDIALPTVYEERALSSQIVKEKEYVSLDVTDIVKAWISGQIANEGFAIKGDNIDVILASKETRKQGGHPAILEVALVNSGPQGPQGIQGLIGPQGATGPQGPAGADPTVGTVTTATGMPGTAANVIITDNGGGMFDFNFTIPQGEKGDKGDKGDQGDPGPQGPPGTPGTNSITVTNIPTLPAVRVNTSVAGGQLVPDSILTTIEFTGPEDFDTFGSHGVLPGEHPERLNAVFPGYYQVTLQIDWSASGTAEREIRIYKNGALQVARVNNRAISSAEQSQIATTLIQLNVGDWVEAQVLHGVVGGLTARGQFMMHWAGPL